AGCGGTAGACCAAGTAGGAATGGGCATTGAAGACCATACGCGTGCGTGCAAAGAGGTCCGGCTCATTGCGCATGAACCACAGGAGTTTGGGTGTGATCTCCTCGCTGGTCAACGCACAGCCCAATCTGGCATTGACTTCGTCAATCTCCTTTACGGCGCGATTATCCGAGTAGAGGATGGCATGGCGCAAGGGATGCCCTTGCCCATCGGTAGGTAAGAGATCGGGTATTAGCCCGCTCACACATACCGCTCCAATTTTGTGCGGTGATACAGCGGATTGAGCCAGAAGCGCCCGGGAGATGTGCACCAGATCCTGCCACCAGTGACGTTCGGCATCGTGTTCCGCCCAATCAGGACGCGGGTGCAGCACTTCGTGCTCGCAAAAGTGCTGTGCCAAAACCTGCCCATCTGGTGAAACCAAAACCCCTTTCGAGCCCTGTGTCCCGACATCAATCCCAACCAGATAACATTCTGCCATGATTACCGTTTTTCTCCCCTTCTTAGATGATGCTTCAATGCGATTTATATATACCAGCATTCCCTGCTCAAGGGAGGACGATCACGCGCAGGCTATGCGCCTGGGCAGCCACATCAAAGGCTTCCGAGATCCTTTCCAACGGGAAGCGACCCGAAATGAACAAGTCCACAGGGATGGCCCCATTGGCAGTCAGTTCGGCCGCTTTGCGCAACGTAGGAAAGGTGGCTCCGAAGGCGCCGACAACCATGATTTCGCGATAGTGGATGAGGTTCGTGTTTAGCAGTGCTTCTGGGCTGTCTTTCGGCAACCCACCAAACAGGCTGACCCTCCCGCCTTTTGCCGCCATAGCCAGCGCTTGTTGCTGCGCCTCGTGACTGGGGCATGCAACAATGACCACTTCCGCTCCGCGACCACTGGTCGCTTCCAGAACCACAGCCACCGGATCTTGCTCCTCCGAATGGATATAAAGGTCAGCATGAAAACGCTGCGCCACTTCCAGCCGTGTAAGAGATTTCTCCACTCCTATCATGCACCGAGCGCCGCGCAGGCGCGCCATGACCACATGCATGCAGCCTATCGTGCCCAGTCCAATGACCACCACCGTGTCCCCAACACCCACATTGACCAAGTCCTGCCCATTGAGCACACAGGAGAGAGGTTCTATTAGAGTTGCCGCTTCAAACGACAGCGCAGGCGGCATAGGCAATACCCCGCCACGCGACACGGTCTGCGCTGGCAGGCGGACATACTGCGCAAAGCCACCCGGTAGGTCTTCGCCTATGGCGAGCAGGTTGTCGCAGCGATTGTATCGTCCTGCAATGCATTCCAGACAGTAGCCACAGGGCACCGCTGGGCTGGTTACTACATGGTCCCCAGGACGCAAGCCTTGTACTCCCTCCCCCACTTCCGTGACCATGCCCGCAAACTCGTGGCCAAGTATGGCGGGGAACGTCACATGCGCATGGCCATAACGAAAAGTGCGGAGGTCGGAGCCACACACGCCACAGGCCTTCACCTGCACCACAACATCGCCAGGGCCTGCAGTAGGAGTCTCGACCTCACATACCTCCAATCGCTCCAAAGCGGTCAATAATGCTGCCTTCATTCATTCCTTTCCTAAACGTGAAGAGCGAATCCTTATGGAAAGCGCAATCGCTTGCTCATTTGCTGCACAAACGCCTCGTCAATCGGCCGCACATGGACAACGGAAAAGCGCCGGTTGGTGGCTCGTGCATAAGCAGGCAGGGTGCGCAACGCTTGCTCAAACTCCTCACGCGTAATGCCCAAATCGGCTGGCTGGTACAGAATACCCAATCGTTCCAGTTGTCGCTGCACCCAATCCGCGTTATTTTCCTGCAGGACGGCCATCACCAACGTGCCCAGCGCAACCAATTCGCCATGGATGAAGTGGCGCCGTGTGATGGATTCCACATTGTAGGCAAAAATATGCTCCGAGGCTTCCTGCGGCCGGCTGGAGCCAAAGCGCCGGCAAAGTTTACTAATCTCGGCGAATGCCTCCACGATGAAGCGGATGCCCTTATTCGTAACCCTGCGGACCTCTGTGGCCTCATCCTCCAACCTGTTCAGCCAGCTCTGCATCTGTGCCGCAATTTGCTCGTCGTATGCTTCATCGCGCTGGTCGTGAGCCAGCGCCCAATCCCACAGGGCAGTGTGAGCGCAGATAATATCCCCTGCACCAGCACGGTTCAAGCGCGCTGGGCCCTGGCGAATGAGCTCATAATCTACATAGACCTTCTCTGGAATAACAAAGCCGATGTAACGCACGTTGCCTTGTTCCCGGACGGCCACGCTCTTGGTGACAAAGGCATCCACCGAAGTAATCGAAGGCACCAGATAACAAGGCTGGTTGCGCTTCCAAGCCACATACTTCGCCATATCCAGAGCCGAGCCTCCGCCGATGCCCACGATGCGCTGTACCGTTGGCAGGGCACGCTCAGCAGCCTCCACCGTATCCCATTCCATATCGCGCACAAAGAGCACCGCCTCTGGCGGTTGTGGCATGTGCTTTGCCGCCAACTGCCACGGTTCTTCCATCGTTACCACCAGATACGACAAGCCTTCGAGTGGCATTTTCTCCAACAAGCGCCTGCCGAAGACAAGCGTGGGAAACAACAGTGGTTCCTCTGCGGCTGAAGGCTTGCGCTCGATCACGAAGTGGGGTTTGGGGGCATCCGGCCATACCTTCTCCAGCACAGCCCGTGCTTGGCCTGCATCGCGGATCAAGGGATTCAGCAGCAAAGCACGCAATGCCTTCTCGTACGAGCCTTCCACAATCGCCTGCACCGCTAGCATCTCGTAGGCGCAGTTGCGCTGCAGGAAAGCTTGCACGTCAAGGGGCACCGCCCCAACCGTGAGCGCATGGGCACCAGAGGCGCCTACGATACACGGTACTTCGATGATGCCCTCAGGAGGAAGCCAGGGAATCGTGCCATTGTTGTCTATGTCGACGATGAAAACCTGACGACTGTCGCGCATCAAGCTCAGCAGCACCGGTACCACGATCATCTTGTACCAGTTAGCCCCACGCCTGCTATAGATATCTGGCCGCTCATGGGCATCCGGTCGGGCATATAGTGTCTCCATAGCAGTCTGAATAGTCATCAACTCTTCTGCCCGTGTTGGCCGCCCTACGGTCTTGGCCAGCATGCGATCTGGATGGAAGTAATAGCGGAAATATGGTGAAGGAACCGCACCAATGGCGCGAATGAGTTGTGGGTCTATCTCCAGCTTTGTCAGCCGATCAGCCCGTTCCAAAACCAGAGGCATGACATCGCGGCCTCGATGGCGCACACCCGTTACCCAGCCAGCATGATGCATTCCTACGTAATCGAATTCCAATTCCGCGTCGGGCAATTCCAAAACCTTGGCGATCATCTGCGTCAACGAAACAGGTGCATCGCAGGTACCGAGGACAGGCATGGCGCTGTAGCATCGGATGGCATACTGCACCAGGCTGCTGGGATTGGTCAGGTTGAGGATCAGTGCCCGAGGAGCTAGTTTTTCTGCAACACGAACTAGTTTCAGCACTGCGGGGATGGTGCGCAATGCGCTGGAAAACCCGCCTGGCCCTACCGTCTCCTCGCCGGGCAAGCCCAAGGCACGGGGAAACGATTCATCAAAAGCGCGCCCCTGCAGCCCTCCCACGCGGACCTGGTTCAGGATATAGTCGGCACCCTCCAGAGCCGCCTCTAAGTCTGTCGTGTAAGACACGCGTAGATCTGCCTGGCAGGACACAGCCAGTTTACAGCACAACTCGCCTACCAACTGGAGCTTTTCAGCCGTGCGTCCGACCAGCACCACATCCATGGCCTCTCCAGGCTGCAGAGAGTTCCGCAATGCATCCACTAACTCTGGTGTGGCAATGGCACTTCCACCCCAGACGACAAGTTTTGTCCGCGTTGTCATGGCTCTCCTTTCTCTCAGCAGGAATGAAAAGTCAACGAGGTGCACCACCTTCAGCGAAGCAGAAATCGCTGGGTTCTTTGTCCCGTGGTCCGTTGACCGTTAGGCTGCCCCGCTTCGACGACAAAACGACGAACTCAGCCCTCGAAGAAACTACGGATGGCAGCGGCCACTCGGCTTACTTCCTCTTCAGTCAGTTCGGGGAACATGGGCAAGCATAAATACTCTTTCGCATACTGCGCAGCAATGGGGATATCGCTTTCCTTGTAGCCAAGGAAGCGGTACGCCGGTTGCATGGGCACTGGCGTGCCATAGATGATCTGCGTACCAATGCCTTGTTGCGCCAGATACTCCATCAATTGATCACGCTGCGGCGTGCGAATGGTATACATGTAATAGACATGCGTGCCGAAATCGCTGACCTTGGGAGTTACCACGGGCAAATCAGCTAGCAGTTCATCATACAGTGCTGCCCATTGCTGGCGCTTGCGGTTCCATTCATCCAGGTGGCGCAGTTTCACGCTGAGGATCGCTGCCTGTATGGGGTCGAGTCGCTGCTGAAAGCCGATCACCTCATGGACATGCTTGACGTGCTGCCCCATGTAGCGCAGCACTTTGATCTTGTCATACAGTTCGTCATCGTTCAGCGTGATGCCACCGCCATCGCCGTAGCAGCCCAGGTTCTTCGCGGGATAGAAACTGAAACAACCGATATCGCCCAAGGAGCCCGTCTTGCGCCCCTTATACGTGGCGCCGTGGCTGTGCGCCGCATCCTCGATCACCCATAACTTGTGCTTGCGCGCAATCTCCAGCAGGGGATCCATATCCACTGGCTGTCCATAAAGGTGCACAGGTATGACGGCCTTGGTGCGAGGCGTAATCGCTTGCTCCACCTTCGACACATCCATGTTATAAGAGACTGGATCTATGTCCACAAAGACTGGCGTGGCACCCACATAAGAAATGGCGAACGCTGTGGCCACATAGGTGTTCGCTACCGTGATGACTTCATCTCCAGAACCGATGCCGCAGGCAGCCAAAGCCAGGTGCAATGCCTCTGTGCCATTGGAGATACCCACACAGTACTTGGTCCCACAGTACTGAGCGAACTCGCGCTCAAAAGCCTCCAGAAATGGACCCAAAGTGTATTTTCCGGTGGGAAGCACGGCATCTATCGCAGCCCGTATCTCATCCTTGATCTGTTGATATTGCCGCTTCAAATCATCAGCCGGGATTTGGATCGCAGTTGTCTCAGTCATGGTCTCCTCCTTTCGCAATGCGAGATTACCCTGGACATTCGTCATCACCGCGCCAGGCACAAAAACCTCATCACGACGGTAATCATAAGAAGATAAAAAGAAAACGCAAAACGCACGCTCTTTGGCTCTGAAAGCGAGGCAATTTGACAGGGCAATTTGCCTCTGGTATAGTGAATTATGCAGCACGATTTGGAGGCCGCACTATGCTGATGACAACATGCCTGCACAAGGAGGATTATCGCAATTGACACAATCCATCAAAGCGCTCATCTTTGACATGGGAGGGGTGCTGCTTCGCACCGAATCATTAGAGCCTCGCCAGCGATTGGCTGCCAAGCTCGGTCTGTCCTTGGAACAACTCTACAAGCTCGTTTTCGAGAGTGAGGAAGACCGCTTGGTTCAACTAGGCATCATTACTCCCGAAGAACGCTGGCAGCGCATTGCGCCGCAATTAGGACTTAACAATGAGGAAATAGCCGAGTTCCGTCGCGAGATGTTCGCTGGCGATGTGTTGGATATGGAGCTGGTCAACTACATCCGAAGTATGCGCGGACGTTACAAGACCGCTTTGCTCAGCAACGCTCCCGCCCGGCTGGAAGCGATGATTCACAACGAGTGGCATATCGCGGATTGCTTTGACGTAATCGTCATCTCCGCATTGGTGAAGATGATGAAGCCAGACCCGGCCATCTACCGCTTCACACTGAACCAGTTGCAGGTTGCCCCACAGGAAGCAGTGTTCATTGACGATATACGGGAGAATGTGGAAGCAGCAGCAGCGTTGGGCATGCACGCTATCCAATTCACGACACGCGACGCTGCGTTAAAAGAATTAGAAGACCTCCTTCAAACGGTGGAGGCCAAAGCATGCTGTAAGGACAAGGGCAATGGCTGAGTGGACGATTCGTAATTATCGCCCCGATGACCTATGGGCGCTGACCCAACTGATCAATGACGCCGATAAGGTAGACCATGCTGGCTATGCCACCACTGCCTATACACTGGCGCATCAGTTAGCAGAGCCAGGCATCAATCCAACTGAGAATCTCTTCCTGGCCGAGATAGAGGGACGACTCGTAGGCTACGTGAGAATCTCCCTTAGGCCAGAAAATTCCCTTGACTGCATGCACGTCAACGGCATTGTGCACCCACGATGGCGGCGGCAGGGTATCGGAACCGCCTTAATGCAAAACGCTGAAAGGCGCGCTAGAACCTTCAAACGGGATAAGCCACTGTTTCTGGACATGAACGTGCGTCATCAGGTGGCAGGAGCTAAGGAATTGGCGCTCTCCCTGGGGTTACAACCCGTGCGCTACTTCTTCTACATGGAATGCCATGATTTAGCGCGCCTCCCGGAGCCTGTTTTCCCAGAGGGCATCTCCATGCGCACCTATATCGTCGACCAGGACGCGGAAGAGTTTGTCGCCGCGTACAATGACGGCTTTGCCGACCACTGGGGATACTTCCCAGTTACCTTGGACCATGTCAGACATTGGCAGAATTCACTGAATTTCTGCGCACAAAACAATCTGCTGGCAGTGGATGCATCTGGAAGAATCGTGGGGCTCTGCCTCGTTCTTTTTCCTCAGGCAGAACCCGATGTTCCACAGAAGAATCCACCCATGATTGACGACCTAGCTGTGCGCCCTGCATACCGCAGGCGTGGCATTGGGCGCGCGCTTCTGCTGGCTGGTATGCACCGCATCCGCGAAGAGGGGTATAGCGCTGCTGCCCTTGGTGTGGATGCGGATAACCCCAACCAAGCCATGCGGCTTTATGAATCAGTCGGATTTGTCGAGGTATCGCGTAGCACTACTTATCGTAAGGAGTTAGTCTGAGCCATGCGCACATGGGTCTGCGCTTATCGAGAAATAGAGGAGGTGAGAGATAAGGAAGAGATGGCTTTCTCCGCTCTTGTACATCACCTTGTTTGCTTTGGTGCTAGGTGCCTGTGGCCCTAGCCCGGTCCCTACTGCTACACCAACAAAACCACGCGAGGTCAGTCCTGCCGTACCCCTTGTCCTGATCAGCAGCGCTTTTGAACCGGGGCAACCTATCCCCCGCCTCTATACCTGCGATGGTCAGGACATTTCACCGCTTTCAATCCCCTCATCGGGCCTCCTTCCGTGCACTGGATGTAACAAGCAGTATAGTAGGGAAAGTATTGCTTGTCAAAAGGTTTCTGCCGCTAATAGCATTTGTTGGACGTGCCGTTTTCATCCATAATGCTGCATCAGTGGGCTCAAGGAACACTCGAGATAAGACTCGGTCAGGATTAGTGTGAATGCGCACAGTGAGGTGAGCGTATGGTATTGCTCGAAGATCTGTTGCACAGTGAAAATTTTGCTACAGCAGCAAATAGCCTGGCTCGTGAGTTCAAGGAGCGCTATGGACTGCACGCGATCTATCAACTTGGTCTGGTCGTTCCTAATGTGGAGGACAGCGCCAGCAACCTGGAAGCGCACGGCATTGGGCCGTTTTTCATTGCCACAGGAGCACCTGTATATTGGCATGAACGGGGGCAGAAACTGAGCGTCCGAGGGAAAATGGGGCTAGGCTATTACCAAGGACTGGAATTGGAATTGCTGGAGCCGACATCAGGCTCGGATTTCTACCAGCAAAGTCTGGACCCTCAAGGAAGGGTTACAGTACAGCACTTGGGTTTTCTGGTGCG
This genomic window from Chloroflexota bacterium contains:
- a CDS encoding alcohol dehydrogenase catalytic domain-containing protein, producing MKAALLTALERLEVCEVETPTAGPGDVVVQVKACGVCGSDLRTFRYGHAHVTFPAILGHEFAGMVTEVGEGVQGLRPGDHVVTSPAVPCGYCLECIAGRYNRCDNLLAIGEDLPGGFAQYVRLPAQTVSRGGVLPMPPALSFEAATLIEPLSCVLNGQDLVNVGVGDTVVVIGLGTIGCMHVVMARLRGARCMIGVEKSLTRLEVAQRFHADLYIHSEEQDPVAVVLEATSGRGAEVVIVACPSHEAQQQALAMAAKGGRVSLFGGLPKDSPEALLNTNLIHYREIMVVGAFGATFPTLRKAAELTANGAIPVDLFISGRFPLERISEAFDVAAQAHSLRVIVLP
- a CDS encoding iron-containing alcohol dehydrogenase yields the protein MTTRTKLVVWGGSAIATPELVDALRNSLQPGEAMDVVLVGRTAEKLQLVGELCCKLAVSCQADLRVSYTTDLEAALEGADYILNQVRVGGLQGRAFDESFPRALGLPGEETVGPGGFSSALRTIPAVLKLVRVAEKLAPRALILNLTNPSSLVQYAIRCYSAMPVLGTCDAPVSLTQMIAKVLELPDAELEFDYVGMHHAGWVTGVRHRGRDVMPLVLERADRLTKLEIDPQLIRAIGAVPSPYFRYYFHPDRMLAKTVGRPTRAEELMTIQTAMETLYARPDAHERPDIYSRRGANWYKMIVVPVLLSLMRDSRQVFIVDIDNNGTIPWLPPEGIIEVPCIVGASGAHALTVGAVPLDVQAFLQRNCAYEMLAVQAIVEGSYEKALRALLLNPLIRDAGQARAVLEKVWPDAPKPHFVIERKPSAAEEPLLFPTLVFGRRLLEKMPLEGLSYLVVTMEEPWQLAAKHMPQPPEAVLFVRDMEWDTVEAAERALPTVQRIVGIGGGSALDMAKYVAWKRNQPCYLVPSITSVDAFVTKSVAVREQGNVRYIGFVIPEKVYVDYELIRQGPARLNRAGAGDIICAHTALWDWALAHDQRDEAYDEQIAAQMQSWLNRLEDEATEVRRVTNKGIRFIVEAFAEISKLCRRFGSSRPQEASEHIFAYNVESITRRHFIHGELVALGTLVMAVLQENNADWVQRQLERLGILYQPADLGITREEFEQALRTLPAYARATNRRFSVVHVRPIDEAFVQQMSKRLRFP
- a CDS encoding DegT/DnrJ/EryC1/StrS family aminotransferase, with the translated sequence MTETTAIQIPADDLKRQYQQIKDEIRAAIDAVLPTGKYTLGPFLEAFEREFAQYCGTKYCVGISNGTEALHLALAACGIGSGDEVITVANTYVATAFAISYVGATPVFVDIDPVSYNMDVSKVEQAITPRTKAVIPVHLYGQPVDMDPLLEIARKHKLWVIEDAAHSHGATYKGRKTGSLGDIGCFSFYPAKNLGCYGDGGGITLNDDELYDKIKVLRYMGQHVKHVHEVIGFQQRLDPIQAAILSVKLRHLDEWNRKRQQWAALYDELLADLPVVTPKVSDFGTHVYYMYTIRTPQRDQLMEYLAQQGIGTQIIYGTPVPMQPAYRFLGYKESDIPIAAQYAKEYLCLPMFPELTEEEVSRVAAAIRSFFEG
- a CDS encoding HAD family phosphatase, with product MTQSIKALIFDMGGVLLRTESLEPRQRLAAKLGLSLEQLYKLVFESEEDRLVQLGIITPEERWQRIAPQLGLNNEEIAEFRREMFAGDVLDMELVNYIRSMRGRYKTALLSNAPARLEAMIHNEWHIADCFDVIVISALVKMMKPDPAIYRFTLNQLQVAPQEAVFIDDIRENVEAAAALGMHAIQFTTRDAALKELEDLLQTVEAKACCKDKGNG
- a CDS encoding GNAT family N-acetyltransferase, with amino-acid sequence MAEWTIRNYRPDDLWALTQLINDADKVDHAGYATTAYTLAHQLAEPGINPTENLFLAEIEGRLVGYVRISLRPENSLDCMHVNGIVHPRWRRQGIGTALMQNAERRARTFKRDKPLFLDMNVRHQVAGAKELALSLGLQPVRYFFYMECHDLARLPEPVFPEGISMRTYIVDQDAEEFVAAYNDGFADHWGYFPVTLDHVRHWQNSLNFCAQNNLLAVDASGRIVGLCLVLFPQAEPDVPQKNPPMIDDLAVRPAYRRRGIGRALLLAGMHRIREEGYSAAALGVDADNPNQAMRLYESVGFVEVSRSTTYRKELV
- a CDS encoding VOC family protein gives rise to the protein MVLLEDLLHSENFATAANSLAREFKERYGLHAIYQLGLVVPNVEDSASNLEAHGIGPFFIATGAPVYWHERGQKLSVRGKMGLGYYQGLELELLEPTSGSDFYQQSLDPQGRVTVQHLGFLVRDVDKWAAELVQAGYPLWVRGQLSIGPVKVDFAYMDTVDEAGVIIEFITWHAFGQAFRPPAGVLTAVAHLEKRLGKRSLSL